The Chloroflexota bacterium genomic sequence GCTATCGCATGTCCGAGAGTGACTGCTTGCGCGCAATCGAAACCGGAAAGAGCCCTACCCCATGAGCTATAGCCCCCAGCGAGTCGTGGTCTTCACGCCGCATCCGGACGATGCGGAGATCGGCACCGGCGGCACCATCGCCAAGTGGATCAAGGCGGGCGCGGAGGTCACGATCGTCTGCTGCACCAACGGCGACAAGGGCTCCGCCGACCCGAAGATGACCTCCGCCAGGCTGGCGGCCATCCGGAAGAAGGAGCAGACGGCGGCGGCGAAGGTCCTGGGCGTGCAGCGCGTGGTCTTCCTTCTTTTCCGCGATGGGGAGATCGAGAATAGCAAGGCGACGCGAGGGGCCTTTGTCCGGGAGATACGCCGCGCCCGCCCGGACGTGGTGATGACCACGGACCCGACGCGCCGCACGGGCTACATGCACCACGATCATCGCGTCACCGGCCAGGTGGCGATGGATGCCTGCTTCCCCTACGCCCGGGACCATCTCTTCTACCCGGAGCACAAGCGCCTGGGGCTCAAGCCGCACAAGACGCGCTTCCTCTACCTGTGGGCGAGCGAGGAGCCGGACACATGGGTGGACGTGGCGGATACCCTTGAGCTGAAGATCGAAGCGCTGAAGCGGCACGCCAGCCAGATCTCGGCGCAGCGTGAGGCGGAGTTCTCCCAGCGCATGCGGGAGATGGCCAAGCGCTCCGGCGAGAAGGCGGGCTACGAGGCGGCGGAGGGCTTCCGCGTCATCGAGATGCGGCTGTAAGCGGCTCGGCGCCCCTACGCCATCGGCACGCGGCGGAGCAGCGCCAGGGCCCGCAGGATGAACGG encodes the following:
- a CDS encoding PIG-L family deacetylase, whose translation is MSYSPQRVVVFTPHPDDAEIGTGGTIAKWIKAGAEVTIVCCTNGDKGSADPKMTSARLAAIRKKEQTAAAKVLGVQRVVFLLFRDGEIENSKATRGAFVREIRRARPDVVMTTDPTRRTGYMHHDHRVTGQVAMDACFPYARDHLFYPEHKRLGLKPHKTRFLYLWASEEPDTWVDVADTLELKIEALKRHASQISAQREAEFSQRMREMAKRSGEKAGYEAAEGFRVIEMRL